One Aquarana catesbeiana isolate 2022-GZ linkage group LG06, ASM4218655v1, whole genome shotgun sequence genomic region harbors:
- the LOC141148302 gene encoding perforin-1-like, whose translation MQLNMWLILVLLSFATSTSCQTHPPLTYSCQTAKKPECDEFDFVPGHNLLGQGFDIVTMKQTSGHLLDLQKFSAEDETCTVCQNPYMNMIWQKLPLAMVDWRPQTLCSKKINSELSQSFTSLADEAASEVKNDWKAGLELCPDEVTANLVMAGSQSEVAQFGKNKTSTDRYTFIKHHLSCVYYSFRLSDLSPLSKDLRRALEFLPPTYDATTKANYSHLISIYGTHYISQADVGGQVVEVNAIKTCQVSMDSIPMDELKDCLNIEASVVVNGKGEANAKATACKELRKKFNRGKSFHLTFDENSWEIRGGKITYKQLSSDVKNGEGAASFKAWMESLKTDPDIISYSLEPIHNLVEADRPQRESLQDAIIDYILEKALSKDCSCPSGSQPSPGRKCNCICPDGQGKNRNCCPLKRGLAKVVVTVQRGSNIWGDYGSRADTFVKISAGPAFARTRTIWNNDNPNWGSRYDLGVLDLSLRFRLKVEVWDEDNKYDDDLLGKCEKTVNSGVKDEVCYLQHGSVTFTVNVQCLPHLTGPLCRDYAPSTS comes from the exons ATGCAACTGAATATGTGGCTCATCTTAGTTCTTCTAAGCTTTGCTACTTCTACCTCCTGCCAAACTCACCCCCCACTCACCTATTCCTGCCAAACTGCCAAGAAACCAGAATGCGATGAATTCGATTTTGTCCCGGGGCACAATCTTCTTGGTCAAGGTTTTGATATTGTGACCATGAAGCAGACCAGTGGTCATCTGCTAGATCTCCAGAAGTTttcagcagaggatgaaacctgtACTGTCTGTCAAAACCCATATATGAACATGATTTGGCAAAAGCTGCCCCTTGCAATGGTGGACTGGAGGCCCCAGACATTGTGCTCTAAAAAGATCAACAGTGAGCTCTCCCAATCTTTTACATCGCTGGCTGATGAAGCTGCATCTGAGGTGAAGAATGACTGGAAAGCTGGTCTAGAGTTGTGCCCTGACGAGGTGACTGCCAACCTGGTAATGGCTGGTTCTCAGTCAGAAGTGGCACAGTTTGGTAAGAATAAGACCAGCACAGACCGTTACACCTTCATCAAGCACCATCTGAGCTGTGTCTATTACAG CTTCCGACTTTCAGACCTCTCTCCACTGAGCAAAGATCTAAGAAGGGCCTTGGAATTTCTGCCACCGACTTATGATGCCACCACTAAAGCAAACTACAGCCATCTAATTAGCATCTACGGCACTCATTATATCAGCCAAGCAGATGTAGGAGGCCAAGTGGTGGAGGTCAACGCCATCAAGACCTGCCAAGTCTCCATGGATAGCATACCAATGGACGAGTTGAAGGATTGTCTTAACATTGAGGCTTCAGTTGTAGTCAATGGGAAAGGTGAAGCAAATGCCAAAGCTACCGCCTGCAAGGAACTAAGGAAAAAATTCAACAGGGGGAAGAGTTTCCATCTGACGTTCGATGAGAATAGTTGGGAG ATAAGAGGTGGGAAGATTACATATAAGCAGCTCTCCTCTGATGTAAAGAATGGAGAAGGTGCAGCCTCTTTCAAGGCCTGGATGGAAAGCCTAAAGACTGACCCAGATATCATATCCTACTCTCTGGAACCCATCCACAATCTGGTTGAAGCCGACAGACCTCAGAGGGAGAGCCTACAGGATGCCATCATTGATTACATCTTGGAGAAGGCCCTGAGTAAGGACTGCTCTTGCCCATCGGGTTCACAGCCGAGTCCTGGTAGAAAGTGCAACTGCATTTGTCCTGATGGTCAAGGCAAAAATAGAAACTGTTGCCCCTTAAAAAGAGGTCTTGCCAAAGTGGTGGTCACTGTACAACGTGGCTCAAACATTTGGGGGGACTACGGCTCGAGGGCTGATACCTTTGTAAAAATAAGTGCTGGACCGGCTTTTGCTCGGACACGGACCATATGGAACAATGATAATCCAAACTGGGGCTCACGGTATGACCTCGGAGTTTTGGATCTTAGTCTACGGTTTAGATTGAAGGTGGAGGTTTGGGATGAGGATAATAAATATGATGATGACCTgcttggaaaatgtgaaaaaacagtCAACAGTGGAGTGAAGGATGAGGTTTGTTACCTTCAACATGGTAGTGTGACTTTTACAGTGAATGTTCAATGCCTCCCTCACCTGACTGGACCCCTCTGTAGAGACTATGCTCCTTCCACCAGTTAG